One genomic segment of Hydrocarboniclastica marina includes these proteins:
- the recG gene encoding ATP-dependent DNA helicase RecG, with amino-acid sequence MTDLADLEVQVLKGVGASLAQRLAKLGIVSLQDLLFHLPHRYEDRTRVRPIGSLNVGDTAVVEGQVLVCEMVLGRRRSLQVTIRDDTGFLVLRFFHFNAAQKRHLEESTRIRCFGEIRPGRAGLEFYHPEYELEPKPLGAPGTETLTPVYPLTEGIQQPRLRTLCYQALDWLQRYPVREWLPDWLLQQYQLPPINDALRLVHVPPASANTVQLMDGQHPAQQRLVMEELLAHHLSLLHLRQQVRSMRALPLKRPGPLAEAFLEQLPFTLTGAQRRVADEIATDLGQPLPMLRLVQGDVGSGKTVIAALASLQAVHSGAQVALMAPTEILAEQHWQNFQQWFAPLGIEMAWLSGKVKGRTRQSTLAAIEGGQAQVIIGTHAIFQDDVRFDRLALAIIDEQHRFGVHQRLALRDKGHAGGLVPHQLIMTATPIPRTLAMSAYADLDTSVIDELPPGRKPIETIAVPDSRRAEILQRVRSACSEGRQAYWVCTLIEESETLQAQAAEAAALELAAALPELTVGLVHGRLKAAEKADIMARFKAGAVDVLVATTVIEVGVDVPDASLIIIENPERLGLAQLHQLRGRVGRGHAASFCVLLFHPPLSQNGKARLQVLRDSQDGFTIAEKDLEIRGPGEVLGTRQTGLLQFRIAEFERDQGWIEEIREQAPKLMDDAVRVEALIRRWLGDRVRYGDV; translated from the coding sequence ATGACCGATCTTGCCGACCTTGAAGTCCAGGTCCTTAAAGGCGTCGGGGCGAGTCTCGCCCAGCGCTTGGCGAAGCTTGGCATTGTGTCGCTGCAGGATCTTCTGTTTCATCTTCCCCACCGTTATGAGGACCGTACCCGCGTCAGGCCAATCGGCAGCCTCAACGTGGGTGATACCGCGGTTGTTGAGGGCCAGGTGCTGGTCTGTGAAATGGTCCTGGGCCGCAGGCGGAGCCTGCAGGTAACTATCCGGGATGACACCGGTTTCCTGGTGCTGCGGTTCTTCCACTTCAATGCGGCCCAGAAACGGCACCTTGAGGAAAGTACGCGGATACGCTGTTTCGGCGAGATTCGTCCCGGCCGTGCCGGTCTTGAGTTCTATCACCCCGAGTATGAGCTGGAACCCAAACCCCTCGGAGCGCCCGGTACAGAAACCCTGACGCCCGTCTATCCCTTGACCGAAGGTATCCAGCAGCCGCGTCTCCGGACCCTTTGCTACCAGGCGCTCGACTGGTTGCAGCGCTATCCGGTACGGGAGTGGCTGCCAGACTGGTTACTCCAGCAGTATCAATTGCCGCCTATCAATGACGCTCTCCGGCTGGTCCACGTGCCACCGGCTTCCGCCAACACTGTTCAGCTCATGGACGGGCAGCATCCTGCGCAGCAGCGCCTGGTCATGGAAGAGTTGTTGGCCCACCACCTGAGCCTGCTCCACCTGCGCCAGCAGGTGCGGTCGATGCGTGCACTGCCACTGAAGCGTCCAGGCCCACTCGCCGAAGCCTTCCTGGAGCAGTTACCCTTCACCCTGACCGGGGCCCAGCGTCGTGTCGCCGATGAGATTGCAACTGATCTGGGCCAGCCGCTACCCATGCTGCGTCTGGTGCAGGGCGACGTGGGCTCCGGCAAAACGGTTATTGCCGCGTTGGCGTCTTTGCAAGCGGTGCACTCAGGTGCACAGGTCGCCCTGATGGCGCCGACTGAGATTCTGGCCGAGCAGCACTGGCAAAATTTCCAGCAATGGTTCGCGCCCCTGGGTATCGAAATGGCCTGGCTCTCGGGAAAAGTAAAAGGCCGGACGCGGCAGTCGACGCTGGCCGCCATTGAGGGCGGGCAGGCCCAGGTGATCATCGGAACCCACGCCATTTTCCAGGACGACGTACGGTTTGACCGGTTGGCGCTTGCGATCATTGATGAACAGCATCGCTTTGGCGTGCACCAGCGCCTGGCTTTGCGGGACAAAGGCCATGCGGGCGGTCTGGTGCCGCATCAATTGATCATGACCGCCACGCCCATACCCCGAACCCTGGCCATGAGCGCCTACGCGGACCTCGATACTTCGGTGATTGACGAGCTACCGCCAGGCCGTAAACCGATCGAGACCATTGCCGTGCCCGACAGCCGCCGGGCCGAAATCCTCCAGCGGGTCCGAAGTGCCTGCAGCGAAGGGCGGCAGGCGTACTGGGTGTGCACCCTTATCGAAGAGTCCGAAACGCTGCAGGCGCAAGCTGCCGAAGCCGCCGCATTGGAACTCGCCGCGGCCCTGCCGGAGTTGACCGTCGGGCTGGTCCATGGCCGCCTGAAAGCTGCCGAGAAGGCCGATATCATGGCGCGGTTCAAGGCCGGGGCGGTGGATGTTCTGGTGGCCACGACCGTTATTGAGGTGGGGGTGGACGTGCCGGATGCATCCCTCATCATCATTGAAAATCCGGAGCGGCTCGGCCTCGCGCAGCTGCATCAGTTACGCGGGCGAGTCGGCCGCGGCCACGCGGCCAGCTTCTGCGTGCTGCTCTTCCATCCGCCCTTGTCCCAGAACGGCAAGGCTCGCCTGCAGGTCTTGCGGGACAGCCAGGACGGTTTCACCATTGCAGAGAAGGATCTCGAGATACGCGGCCCGGGTGAGGTTCTGGGCACCCGCCAAACAGGGCTTCTACAGTTCCGGATAGCCGAGTTTGAACGGGACCAGGGCTGGATTGAGGAGATTCGCGAGCAGGCCCCCAAACTGATGGATGACGCCGTAAGGGTCGAGGCACTGATCCGTCGCTGGCTCGGCGACAGGGTTCGCTATGGCGATGTCTGA
- a CDS encoding hydrogen peroxide-inducible genes activator, with protein MTLTELRYIVTLAQEKHFGRAAERCHVSQPTLSVAVRKLEDELAVALFERSKGSIRVTEIGHRIVEQAQRVLDQAGLIRDLAQTGKNQLSSPLKVGAIYTIGPYLFPHLLPELRRAAPEMPLFIEENYTGVLREKLRRSELDAIIIALPFEEPEVVTLPLYDEPFVVLLPKNHKLAREKSLNSEQLLEDQLLMLGPGHCFRDQVLESCPPLIEALSTRSTDRGQSLITEGSSLETIRHMVASGLGITVLPLSAATAVQYREDILTVRPFAAPVPSRTVALAWRVTFPRPKAIDMLSLAASQCRVIEKAVATTGPELLNAAEPAG; from the coding sequence ATGACCCTAACTGAGCTTCGTTACATCGTCACGCTTGCCCAGGAAAAACACTTTGGCCGGGCCGCCGAGCGCTGTCACGTCAGCCAGCCTACCCTAAGCGTGGCCGTGCGCAAACTCGAAGACGAGCTCGCTGTTGCTCTGTTTGAACGCAGCAAGGGCAGCATCCGCGTGACTGAGATCGGGCATCGCATCGTCGAGCAGGCCCAGCGGGTTCTGGACCAGGCCGGGCTGATCCGGGACCTGGCCCAGACGGGCAAGAACCAGCTGAGTTCACCGCTCAAAGTCGGCGCAATCTATACGATTGGCCCGTATCTGTTTCCGCACCTGCTGCCCGAGCTGCGGCGCGCGGCGCCGGAGATGCCCTTGTTCATCGAGGAGAACTACACCGGCGTGCTACGGGAAAAACTGCGCCGTTCAGAGCTGGATGCGATTATCATCGCGTTGCCCTTCGAAGAGCCCGAGGTCGTGACCCTGCCACTCTACGATGAGCCGTTCGTCGTTTTGTTGCCCAAGAATCACAAGCTTGCGCGTGAAAAAAGCCTGAACAGTGAGCAGCTACTGGAAGACCAGCTGCTGATGCTCGGCCCGGGCCACTGCTTTCGCGACCAGGTGCTGGAGTCTTGTCCGCCGTTGATCGAAGCGCTCAGCACCCGCTCGACCGATCGCGGGCAGTCGCTGATTACCGAGGGCAGCTCCCTGGAGACAATCCGGCACATGGTCGCGTCCGGGTTGGGAATTACGGTTCTGCCTTTGTCGGCAGCGACCGCTGTGCAGTACCGGGAAGACATCCTGACTGTGCGGCCCTTCGCTGCGCCCGTTCCATCCCGCACGGTCGCTTTGGCCTGGCGTGTGACTTTTCCGCGCCCCAAGGCTATCGACATGCTGTCCCTGGCGGCAAGCCAGTGCAGAGTCATCGAGAAAGCCGTAGCAACTACCGGGCCTGAGCTTCTGAACGCGGCGGAGCCAGCTGGTTGA
- a CDS encoding HDOD domain-containing protein, which produces MSSLPAALSEVFAKSPEPLDPELVTRDEAGDGVELIMILLSDTMGHLQVIQRADALLDIDTLNRELGRQLEAIPRAEASRLRTRLQLPGIPAVPGLTGYETVLDKTVAEAGSSQRFIIDSGVEDTLLRFQPVEYTGLCGRFRTLACAIPLTDIAVNFGEPEHDSTQINRALQRFTSLRIKQRLEDTLELPPLPETAQRIIHLRVDPNAEVGDLADVVEADPSLAAQVVSWANSSFYAAPGEVRSIYDAIMRVLGFELVMNLAMGISLGRTLKQPRGLPEGYLDYWQQALWVAQAAGNVTGLMPRNRRPAFGLAYLSGLLHNFGFLVLAHVFPPHLALIIRFSEANRHVDTAYIEHFLLGVTREQIAGQLMERWEMPGEVVTALRHQKNEHYQGLHADYPAVLRLSRQLLLARGIPLGAPEPVSQALIAELGLNEAELNDAMDNLVASRSDIRGLADMMKSA; this is translated from the coding sequence ATGAGTTCCCTTCCCGCTGCACTGAGTGAGGTTTTCGCAAAAAGTCCGGAGCCTCTGGATCCGGAACTGGTTACGCGAGATGAAGCCGGGGATGGCGTCGAGCTGATAATGATTCTGCTGTCGGACACCATGGGCCACCTGCAGGTTATTCAGCGAGCCGATGCATTACTCGACATCGACACACTCAACCGTGAACTGGGCCGCCAACTTGAGGCGATCCCGCGTGCGGAGGCGTCCCGTCTGCGGACGCGCCTGCAACTACCCGGTATACCTGCTGTTCCAGGCCTGACCGGCTACGAGACCGTGCTTGACAAGACAGTAGCCGAGGCCGGGTCGAGCCAGCGTTTCATTATCGACAGCGGTGTGGAAGATACGCTGCTGCGATTCCAGCCCGTGGAGTATACCGGGCTCTGTGGCCGGTTCCGGACACTCGCCTGCGCCATTCCCCTGACTGACATCGCGGTAAACTTCGGCGAGCCGGAGCACGACAGTACTCAAATTAACCGGGCCCTGCAGCGTTTCACCAGCCTGCGGATCAAGCAGCGGCTGGAAGATACCCTGGAGCTTCCGCCACTGCCGGAAACCGCGCAGCGCATCATTCACCTGCGGGTGGACCCCAACGCCGAGGTCGGTGATCTGGCGGATGTGGTGGAAGCCGACCCAAGTCTGGCAGCACAGGTGGTCAGCTGGGCCAATTCCTCCTTCTACGCCGCACCGGGTGAAGTGCGCTCCATCTACGACGCCATTATGCGGGTACTGGGGTTCGAGCTGGTCATGAACCTGGCCATGGGTATTTCCCTGGGTCGTACATTGAAACAACCGCGAGGGCTCCCGGAAGGCTATCTGGATTACTGGCAGCAAGCACTCTGGGTCGCGCAGGCCGCGGGGAACGTTACGGGGCTGATGCCCCGTAACCGCCGGCCTGCATTCGGGCTGGCCTACCTGTCGGGCCTATTGCACAATTTCGGCTTCCTGGTGCTGGCCCATGTGTTTCCGCCGCACCTGGCGCTGATCATTCGCTTCTCTGAGGCCAACCGGCATGTTGATACGGCCTACATTGAACACTTTCTGTTGGGCGTTACGCGCGAGCAGATCGCCGGCCAGCTTATGGAGCGCTGGGAAATGCCTGGTGAGGTGGTGACCGCACTACGGCACCAGAAGAACGAACACTATCAAGGGCTGCACGCGGACTATCCGGCGGTGTTGAGGCTGTCTCGCCAGTTGCTGCTGGCCCGCGGTATTCCCCTGGGTGCACCCGAACCCGTGTCTCAGGCGTTGATCGCGGAGCTTGGGCTGAACGAGGCTGAGCTGAACGACGCGATGGATAACCTTGTAGCCAGTCGCAGCGATATTCGCGGCCTGGCCGATATGATGAAGTCGGCCTAG
- a CDS encoding DUF2489 domain-containing protein codes for MSTMMQWILILAGVVVCGALVLFIAGRLKKLNADRSQQTRRDRAQQDRRRDAIQSVRVIAMAVEQEQVDLAEASIRLHGLLQVLGPELLDQEPYRVFREMAEQTAHMHTHEARGQADRRDIRRQDNERLALEEQHQEKIRDAARAIRHHPL; via the coding sequence ATGAGTACAATGATGCAGTGGATTTTAATTCTGGCGGGCGTAGTCGTCTGTGGCGCACTGGTTCTGTTTATTGCGGGCCGCCTGAAAAAACTGAATGCCGACCGCAGCCAGCAAACGCGGCGTGACCGCGCCCAGCAGGACCGCAGGCGGGACGCTATCCAGAGCGTACGGGTCATTGCAATGGCGGTGGAGCAGGAGCAGGTTGATCTGGCGGAGGCAAGCATTCGCCTGCACGGGCTGCTTCAGGTGCTGGGGCCGGAGCTACTCGACCAGGAACCCTACCGGGTATTCCGCGAGATGGCCGAACAAACGGCCCATATGCATACCCACGAAGCACGCGGTCAGGCTGATCGGCGGGACATCAGGCGCCAGGACAATGAGCGCCTGGCGCTTGAGGAACAGCACCAGGAAAAAATTCGGGACGCAGCAAGGGCGATCCGTCACCACCCGCTGTAA